One window of Atribacter laminatus genomic DNA carries:
- a CDS encoding sugar phosphate isomerase/epimerase family protein — protein MKIGIDSYCYHRYFGEVYDFQQNPGKRITFDQFLKRSSELGVDVVSLETCFFPENEKDFLKKLKDQLIELKLDPVVAWGHPDGFEGGKKPEAVKDLKKHLKTCQELNAQVMRIVVSSLAFRHEPHGPQIEKVSKILQDVMPLFEDYGVKLGIENHFDFTSDELLEIIEKVGSSKLGVTFDSGNALRIGEDPIEAARKLFDKIFATHIKDVAPLYGGNPSDWYFFASVPAGRGIIDFPGLVQVFKDNHYQESLTLEIDYLDPKYGDEDQAVTESIKYLQKITV, from the coding sequence ATGAAAATTGGGATCGATAGTTATTGTTATCATCGGTATTTTGGCGAAGTATATGATTTCCAACAAAATCCTGGAAAAAGAATAACCTTTGACCAATTTTTAAAGCGGTCGAGTGAACTTGGGGTTGATGTTGTTTCCCTTGAAACTTGTTTTTTCCCTGAAAACGAAAAAGATTTTTTGAAAAAGTTGAAAGATCAATTAATTGAGTTAAAGTTGGATCCAGTGGTGGCTTGGGGTCATCCTGATGGTTTTGAAGGTGGGAAAAAACCCGAAGCAGTCAAGGACCTTAAAAAGCATTTAAAAACTTGTCAAGAATTAAATGCACAAGTTATGAGAATTGTTGTCTCCAGCCTGGCTTTCCGACATGAACCTCATGGCCCTCAAATCGAAAAAGTATCAAAAATTCTTCAAGATGTTATGCCCCTATTTGAAGATTATGGCGTAAAATTAGGCATAGAAAACCATTTTGATTTTACTTCTGATGAATTGCTTGAGATTATTGAGAAAGTTGGTTCTTCTAAACTCGGGGTAACCTTCGATTCCGGTAATGCTCTTCGTATTGGAGAGGACCCAATTGAGGCTGCCCGTAAACTATTCGATAAAATATTTGCTACTCACATCAAAGATGTTGCTCCTCTATATGGTGGGAATCCATCCGACTGGTATTTCTTTGCCAGTGTACCGGCAGGAAGGGGCATTATCGACTTTCCCGGTTTGGTTCAGGTTTTTAAAGATAATCATTATCAAGAGAGTTTGACCTTAGAAATTGATTATTTAGATCCAAAGTATGGGGATGAAGATCAAGCTGTTACTGAGAGTATAAAATATTTACAGAAAATTACTGTGTGA
- a CDS encoding Gfo/Idh/MocA family protein, whose amino-acid sequence MDQKGFFQVDYSKSDFIEVKIGMLGYGFMGQVHSNAFIKVPFSFSDPVARPVLLAICGRNQKKVEDTARRFGYKEYCLDWQLLAKDPRIDIFDNCTPDDWHYLPSIVAMENGKHVICEKPLSLKLEEAFQMAQKARETKIKTMCCYNYRFLPAVRFAHQLIKQGILGKIYQFRAKYLQQQGHNPFEHIEKVWYAHGTKSGILMGIGSHIIDMAHFLIGEITAVSGLRKTYNQMRKDCSGKSNPVSADECTIAILEFKNGAIGTIESSGVSTGRKNYQGWEINGSKGSIVFDLEDLNHLQVYSTDANPPEIQGFSNVLVTDSEHPLQINYLPSGHNQGWEYGHVHALHHFLDCVVNDKPVEPLGASFQDGYRVQVVIEAINQSSARGKRVEIKEFGRDI is encoded by the coding sequence ATGGATCAAAAGGGTTTTTTCCAGGTAGATTACTCAAAATCGGACTTTATTGAAGTGAAGATTGGTATGTTGGGATATGGTTTTATGGGACAAGTTCATTCTAATGCATTTATAAAAGTTCCTTTCAGTTTTTCCGATCCGGTTGCCCGACCTGTCCTATTGGCAATATGTGGTCGTAATCAAAAAAAAGTTGAAGATACTGCGCGCAGGTTTGGTTACAAAGAGTATTGTCTTGATTGGCAACTACTGGCTAAAGATCCCCGGATTGACATTTTTGATAACTGTACACCAGACGATTGGCATTATCTTCCTTCCATAGTAGCCATGGAGAACGGAAAACATGTTATATGTGAAAAGCCTTTATCTTTAAAGCTTGAAGAAGCTTTCCAAATGGCTCAGAAAGCTCGGGAAACTAAAATTAAGACGATGTGTTGTTATAATTATCGTTTTCTTCCTGCGGTTCGATTTGCACACCAGCTTATTAAACAGGGAATATTGGGAAAAATTTACCAGTTCCGAGCCAAATACTTACAACAACAAGGACACAATCCTTTTGAGCACATTGAAAAGGTGTGGTACGCTCATGGTACCAAATCTGGAATTCTTATGGGAATCGGAAGCCATATTATTGATATGGCACACTTTTTAATTGGCGAAATAACAGCGGTCAGCGGATTAAGAAAAACATATAATCAGATGCGGAAAGATTGTTCGGGTAAGTCTAACCCAGTTTCTGCAGATGAATGTACCATTGCAATTTTGGAATTTAAAAATGGCGCAATTGGGACAATTGAATCATCAGGAGTAAGTACCGGGAGAAAGAACTATCAAGGTTGGGAAATTAATGGTTCCAAAGGGAGTATAGTTTTTGATCTTGAAGATTTAAACCACTTGCAAGTCTATTCTACCGATGCTAACCCACCTGAAATCCAAGGTTTTAGTAATGTTTTAGTAACTGATTCCGAGCATCCGTTACAAATAAATTATTTGCCTTCTGGTCATAATCAAGGTTGGGAATATGGACATGTTCATGCTCTTCATCATTTTTTAGATTGTGTAGTTAATGACAAGCCCGTGGAACCATTGGGAGCTTCCTTTCAAGATGGATATCGGGTCCAAGTAGTGATTGAAGCCATCAACCAATCTTCAGCAAGAGGCAAACGAGTTGAAATTAAAGAGTTTGGACGGGATATTTGA